DNA from Natronospira bacteriovora:
CGGCGGGCCGGTCGCCCGGCCCTGATCATCGACTGCACGGCCGATGCCGGAATCACCGAGCTCTATCCACGCTGGCTGCGTCACGGCATTGGCGTGGTCACACCCAACAAGCACGGTCTGTCGGGTGACCGTCTGCTGTATGAGCGTATTCAGGCGACAGCACGACTGGGGCGAGCGCCTCTGCGCTACAGTGCGACCGTGGGAGCGGGCCTGCCCATTTTGCGCACCCTGGCCCGCCTGCGTCTGGCCGGCGATCCGCCACGGGCCATGGAGGCTGCCCTGTCGGGAACCCTGGCCCATGTGCTGGCGCAGGTCAGTCAGGGAGAACGTTTTTCGGCGGCGGTGGAGGATGCCCGCCGAAAAGGTTTCACCGAGCCCAACCCCCTGGAGGACCTCAGTGGCCGGGATGTGGCGAGAAAGCTCACCATCATGCTGCGTGAAGCAGGCTTCCCGGATGTGGTGATTCAACGTGAGGGGCTGGTGCCCGATGAATGGCTGACAGCACCAGACGGCGCTCAGCGCCTCGAGCAATTGGACGCCCTGTGGATGGACCGACAGACGGCGGCCCGCCGGGCCGGGGAACGCTGGGTCTATGCCGCCCGTTTCGATGGCAGGCGAGCGAGGGTCGGGCCGGTGACCGTGCCAGCCGACCATCCCCTCGCCGGTTTGAGTGGATCGGGCAATCTGGTCCGGCTTCAGCTGGCCACCAATCCCAACACGCCTCTGGATGTATTCGGACCGGGTGCCGGCGTGGCCGTGACCGCCAGCGCGGTCATGGCCGATGTGGCCGAGGCGGTGGCCACCTTCAATGAGCGGAACTGAGTTCGGATGGCGCCGGACACTCAGGCGGTGATGATCTTCATGGCATTGGTGCCACCGGCCACGCCTTCGAAGTCACCCTTGGTGAAGATCAGCAGCTCGCCCTTCTCCACCGCGTCCATGCCGATCAAGAGATCCGCCGCATCCTCGAGTATCCGACGCGGCTCATGGTGGAGGATGTCATAGGGCACGGGGTAGACACCACGGTAGAGGGTCACCCGACGACGGGTGCTTTCATGCCGGGTCAAGGCATAAATGGGAATGCCGGAGCGGATGCGCGACATCCACAGGGGGGTGGAACCGGACTCCGTCAGGGCCACGATGGCGCGCACATCCAGATGGTTGGCGGTGTACATGGTGGCCATGGCGATGGCTTCGTCGATACGCTGGAAGCGACTGTCCAGGCGATGCCGGGAACGCTGGGTGCGGGGCTGTTTCTCCGCACCCACGCACACCCGGTTCATGGCCTCCACCACCCGGATCGGGTACTTTCCGGTGGCCGTCTCGGCCGACAACATCACGGCATCCGCACCGTCCATGACGGCATTGGCCACATCCAGCACCTCGGCCCGGGTCGGGCGTGGCTGGGTAATCATGGACTCCATCATCTGGGTGGCAACGATCACCACCCGATTCAACTCACGGGCACGATGAATGATCATCTTCTGCACGGCGGGCAGTTCGGCATCCCCGATCTCGACCGCCAGATCACCACGCGCCACCATGACACCATCACTGGCCAGAATGATTTCATCGATGGCCTCGATGGCTTCCGCCCGTTCAATCTTGGCGATCATGCCGGCCTGTCCGCCGGCGGCACGCAACAGCTGCTTCGCCTGTTCAACATCGTCGGCCGAACGCGGGAAGGAGATGGCCAGATAATCCACATCCAGTTCGGCGGCCGTACGAATATCCTCGCGATCCTTGTCGGTCAGCGCCGGTGCCGACAGGCCACCCCCCTGACGATTGATGCCCTTGTTATCGGACAAGCGCCCGCCCATCTCAACGCGGGTATGAATGCGCGCCCCCTCAACGCGTTCAACGCCAAGCGCAATCAGGCCGTCATCCAGCAGCAGCACATCGCCGGGCTGCACGTCCCGGGGCAGATCCTTGTAGGTCAGCCCCACCCGGGTCTGATCACCCCCCCTGGGATCAAGCTCGGCATCCAGCACGAATGCCTGGCCGTCCTCCAGCTCCACGGGGCCATCACGAAATCCATCGATACGAATCTTCGGTCCCTGCAGATCAGCCAGCAGGGCCACATCCCGATTCTCGGCCTTCGCTGCTTCACGGGCGAGTGCGGCCAGGCGACCATGATCCGCGGCCTTGCCGTGGGAGAAATTGATGCGCATGACGTCCACACCGGCAGCCACCAGCTCTCGCAGTTTTTCAAGCGACGCAACGGCAGGCCCGAGGGTTGCAACAATCTTCGTTCTTCTTGGCATGGGAAAGGACACAGATCAGTGAGTGATGCGAACAGACTAACAGTCAGGAATGGAAAGGAGAATACGGCGATAGTCAAACGTCTGGCATGGGAAAAGCTCTTCGCGTAAAAGTTGGGAGGGACGAGCGGTTTGGGGGCGTCGGGTTGGTGGGGGCGTTCCCACCAACCCGACGAATCACCGCTCTGGAAAGGGTCTTGGTGGCCCTGACCAGAACCGTGGGAAACAGGGATGTTTCCCACGGTTCTGGTCAGGGCCACCAAGACCCGCCACGGCACCCAAACCCCAATCAACTCCCCGCTTTTCCGCAAAGAATAAAAAAACACCGCCCGAGGGCGGTGTTTTAACAAACCGGTTCAAGCAGGGCAGTTACAGGCTTCAACCATGACTGCTGGCGGCCGCCTTTTCACTTGCACGGCTTTCCAGAACCGCCACGGCCGGCAGGGTCTTCCCCTCAAGAAACTCCAGGAAGGCACCACCGCCGGTGGAAATGTAAGACACGCGATCGGCAATGCCGTACTTGTCCACGGCGGCC
Protein-coding regions in this window:
- the pyk gene encoding pyruvate kinase is translated as MPRRTKIVATLGPAVASLEKLRELVAAGVDVMRINFSHGKAADHGRLAALAREAAKAENRDVALLADLQGPKIRIDGFRDGPVELEDGQAFVLDAELDPRGGDQTRVGLTYKDLPRDVQPGDVLLLDDGLIALGVERVEGARIHTRVEMGGRLSDNKGINRQGGGLSAPALTDKDREDIRTAAELDVDYLAISFPRSADDVEQAKQLLRAAGGQAGMIAKIERAEAIEAIDEIILASDGVMVARGDLAVEIGDAELPAVQKMIIHRARELNRVVIVATQMMESMITQPRPTRAEVLDVANAVMDGADAVMLSAETATGKYPIRVVEAMNRVCVGAEKQPRTQRSRHRLDSRFQRIDEAIAMATMYTANHLDVRAIVALTESGSTPLWMSRIRSGIPIYALTRHESTRRRVTLYRGVYPVPYDILHHEPRRILEDAADLLIGMDAVEKGELLIFTKGDFEGVAGGTNAMKIITA